The DNA region CTAATGTCACTGTGCAGTACCAGATCAACTGGCCTTGTTATCTCTTTTACTGGGGGCTTTGCCAAACACTGAACAGTTGAAATCAGAGTAATTCAGTTTTCTTGTCGTAACAGGCTGAAGTATAACCCAAGTACAAAAGAGTTTTGCATTTTGAGAGAGGTAATAATAACATAGAACTTCCTATAACATTTACTTTAAATTCTGTTTgattttggttcaaaaaaatTCAGTTTCCAAAATACGGGATCAACACGAAGCATTCCCTTTTAAGTTACAGGCATAGTTAAACAAGATAATTTTGTAGATCAATGCATTCACATATAAAGTCCTTAATGGTTAGAAATGACTATGGTgaaaatcttatgctacctctggcTCGTCTGTTGTCCATGGAAGGCCTTGTGCAATCGGTATCCGCTGTTTCTCCTCTTCCTCAGCCATTTGTtgcattttctttaaaaattctTCCTCCTTACATTTTCCCCTTTCCTGCAGCAATAGCCAATTCTGAGCAACTCCTTAAGTAAATTGATAAATGATTAATTGGATTCCACATGACATCCTAGACTGAGAAagcagatatatatatatatatatatatatatatatatatatatatatatatatatatatgcagttcAACAATGAAAGGAGACAATTAACTGTTGGATCAAATACCACCCTACTAGCGATAGGGACCAATGACCATTACGAATATCAACAAAGGGAATTTAGACCAATATTCTGATTTTCTTGTAGCCAACTAAATTCAGTCCCCATCTTTCAGTGTCCAGTTTGTGGCAGCAGCCAGTGCATGTCAACTAGATACATGCAACTGAAAATTTGGTCATATTTGCCCAAGAAGCAACCAATTAGACAAGGTTAGAGCAACCAAACACACAATTCACAAACCTCAGTTCTAAGTTTGAAGGGCTTTTGGGAGGTCGCTTTGAGCTGCCTTCTCTTCCAGTTTCTTTGAGCAAATGTTCTTGATGATCCAGCACTCTGCAGAATTAAGAAAATAAGAGCTTAGAGATCAACAGAATTCTTCTACATCTATCTGTGGTGGATGATAATAAGAAGATTCTTACATTGCGTCTGCTCCTTCGACCACCACCTGAAGTCCTGCTTGAAATACTGAAGCTTGCAATAGCAAAAAGATAGTATATTTTCAGCactcaaaaacaaaaattacatCTCTATCCTAAATAGGAATCTGCTATATGAATGATAGTTGGTTGACAACCAACAGTCAATTTATGATGATGAATCcttataatattaaaaataacagAATAAATGAAGTTTGAATACTAACCATCCATGGCTGCTATCGAATGAGGAGGCACGACGCGAATCCAAGCCTAAACTCTCGGAGGTGAGGAAAAAATCAGATGGACAAAACGAAGAAGAAGATACCTGTGTCTCAGGAATATTGGGAGGCTGTAAACCAGGCAATGCCCATTTATGTCCCTTGCTAAAATCTTCTACTTCTTTTTCGTCTTTTTCCACTTTCGCTTCACACTCATTTGTTTTGGGTATTGAAAGAAGCTTCTCAAAAGCCTTAACTAAATGCTTCACTTTTCCAGCACCAGCTTCAGGTACACTTTGTCTTGCTTCTTCCAACGCCCTCTCCCTCCTCCTCTTTATAGTTCCGCCACTCAATTCACCCGAAAAATCACCCAATTCAACTAAATCACTGTGAATGTTTTGAATCAACAATTCATTGCTCTTTTGCTCCCCATTGCCATTTTCATCTCCATTTGTTTCATCCAACTTATCAATTTCATACTCTCCCTGTTCATTTCCACCACGATTCTTAAAGAATTCTTCTTGAGAAGCCCTGAGAGTCTCATAAGCAACACAAAGACACTTCTTTTTCTCAGCACCAGCCTTATTATTACACTTACAAACCATTGAAGGGTTCACATTATCTGTATtcgacttcttcttcttcgcgATTACAAACTTCCTCTGACGAATCTTGTTTTTGGGCAAAGGTGAAGCCAATTGATTTGTGTTAGTATTTCTGGAAACTGATTTCTGTGTTTTCGTTGctgattttgccattgatggTGATTTAGAAGATTTTGATAAAACTGGACTGTGTTCCACATTGGGGTTTGAATTTTCGAAATTCTTGGAGCATTTTTTAGGCGTAATTAGCCTAGTGGATTTGCAGTTTGAATCCATCAAAGTCACTGTAAAGCAACGTGAAAGTTGATTAGAGTTAGCGTTTTGTGTATTGCTGATTGTTTGGTTAGGGTTTTCTGGTTCTTGAATTCATTGATCAACGagggaaaaggaagaaagttgAGCTTTTTACGCTTCTACATTTTGTAAcggctagttttttttttggagcgttcaatttgtttttctaaatcatttttgcaaatttaatTAGAGAGTGATCCGAGGCTGTCGTTATGGCTAATTAGCCATgatcaatttttatttatttatttaattttatttttattttttatgaatatttcattcattttcatataaatgAAAATACAACACTTATTTTATGATctaaaatgaatgaatttttcaATGTTTAAAGACTTATTCATTAATTTTCTTCAATACTACTCATATCTGAATGATTATCTATAGTTTTAAGAAAAGTTTGAGAAGAAGCAAAATGATAATATTGATAAATTAACCTTTAATCAATCTCTTTAATTAACTTTCTTAATGGGGCGTCACAtctcaaaaattcatttattttggaTTGGAGggagtactccctctgttcatttttacttgtcttgTATTGACTTGGCACATCCCAG from Lycium ferocissimum isolate CSIRO_LF1 chromosome 2, AGI_CSIRO_Lferr_CH_V1, whole genome shotgun sequence includes:
- the LOC132037273 gene encoding microtubule-destabilizing protein 60-like gives rise to the protein MDSNCKSTRLITPKKCSKNFENSNPNVEHSPVLSKSSKSPSMAKSATKTQKSVSRNTNTNQLASPLPKNKIRQRKFVIAKKKKSNTDNVNPSMVCKCNNKAGAEKKKCLCVAYETLRASQEEFFKNRGGNEQGEYEIDNDLVELGDFSGELSGGTIKRRRERALEEARQSVPEAGAGKVKHLVKAFEKLLSIPKTNECEAKVEKDEKEVEDFSKGHKWALPGLQPPNIPETQVSSSSFCPSDFFLTSESLGLDSRRASSFDSSHGCFSISSRTSGGGRRSRRNSAGSSRTFAQRNWKRRQLKATSQKPFKLRTEERGKCKEEEFLKKMQQMAEEEEKQRIPIAQGLPWTTDEPECLAKPPVKEITRPVDLVLHSDIRAAERAEFDHQVAEKMSLIEQYKTERERLQKMAEEEEIRRLRKELVPKAQPMPYFDRPFIPRRSTKDPTIPREPKFHIPQHKKIKCCVSWNDMDIHNNSEWGMQQ